The following are encoded in a window of Lichenicola cladoniae genomic DNA:
- a CDS encoding NUDIX hydrolase, producing MIGAPTDWTSTRLDAKVRLVVDRTAPTLPAEIEAMIAAFWAEQCALRPSLFNGRVFCADRVTASEIGGHWTEYRRTFAQLLQPSLFPLLSIRALAVNGLVECADGLILGRRQPGSIYLPGCWQAAPAGNVEAREDDSLDLEDQLLAELQEELGLGRDDVDLLRAVAAIEHGVSHVIDVGFLLRTRLDFAQVRERHAQSGNDEYDVLRLVPVAGIEQFVAETGPALLPSARILIDRWQAR from the coding sequence ATGATCGGCGCCCCGACCGACTGGACCAGCACCCGGCTCGACGCGAAGGTCAGGCTTGTGGTGGATCGCACGGCGCCGACGCTGCCTGCCGAGATCGAGGCGATGATCGCGGCGTTCTGGGCCGAGCAGTGCGCATTGAGGCCATCCCTGTTCAACGGCCGGGTGTTCTGCGCTGATCGGGTAACCGCGTCCGAGATCGGCGGGCACTGGACCGAGTATCGGCGGACCTTCGCGCAACTGCTGCAGCCCTCGCTGTTTCCGCTGCTGTCGATCCGGGCGCTGGCGGTCAACGGGCTGGTCGAGTGCGCGGACGGGTTGATCCTGGGACGAAGGCAGCCTGGGTCGATCTATCTGCCAGGCTGCTGGCAGGCAGCACCGGCCGGGAACGTCGAGGCACGCGAGGATGACAGCCTCGACCTCGAGGACCAGCTCCTTGCGGAGTTGCAGGAGGAGCTCGGGCTGGGTCGTGACGACGTCGACCTGCTCAGGGCGGTCGCGGCGATCGAACATGGGGTGAGCCATGTGATCGATGTGGGCTTCCTGCTCCGCACGCGGCTGGACTTCGCACAGGTCCGGGAGCGCCACGCGCAGTCCGGGAATGACGAGTATGACGTCCTGAGGCTGGTGCCGGTCGCTGGGATCGAGCAGTTCGTCGCCGAAACCGGACCGGCCTTGCTGCCCTCGGCCCGTATCCTGATTGATCGCTGGCAGGCTCGCTGA
- a CDS encoding DUF1796 family putative cysteine peptidase — protein sequence MFQFVSIGGDCQPAAQIRKHRVSTASHFFDWIGIPIRQTIALIENDFKGFLDRENMHPIFAGDGFYGIVDTRYRTDVRHEMSEFKPADIRTIQAMYALRSRWFMEMLEPDEPPVYLVRLWGLRDGDENEADARELYEALRARRRDIRLLYLHNDPTRGELIEGAYRSSYLRQPTNPYSWQGDDEAWRYALNDFALRITEGPDEGFPLPRPRQPNFTTTRLRSRQIA from the coding sequence ATGTTCCAGTTCGTCTCGATCGGCGGCGACTGCCAGCCTGCCGCCCAAATCAGGAAACACCGGGTCTCGACCGCAAGCCATTTCTTCGACTGGATCGGCATTCCGATCCGGCAAACCATCGCGTTGATCGAGAACGACTTCAAGGGCTTTCTCGATCGCGAGAACATGCATCCGATCTTCGCCGGAGACGGATTCTACGGGATCGTCGACACGCGCTACAGGACCGATGTCCGGCACGAGATGAGCGAGTTCAAGCCGGCCGACATCCGGACGATCCAGGCGATGTATGCGCTCCGAAGCCGGTGGTTCATGGAAATGCTCGAACCGGACGAGCCGCCGGTCTACCTGGTTCGACTCTGGGGTCTGCGGGACGGAGACGAAAACGAGGCCGACGCGCGGGAACTGTACGAAGCGTTGCGCGCCAGGCGCCGCGACATCCGCCTGCTGTATCTGCACAACGATCCGACCAGGGGCGAACTGATCGAGGGCGCCTACCGGAGCAGCTATCTTCGCCAGCCGACGAACCCCTACTCGTGGCAGGGCGACGACGAAGCCTGGCGTTATGCCCTCAACGACTTCGCCTTGCGGATCACCGAGGGGCCCGACGAGGGCTTTCCGCTGCCCAGGCCCAGGCAACCGAATTTCACGACGACGAGACTGCGCAGCCGGCAGATCGCGTAG
- a CDS encoding glycerate kinase type-2 family protein codes for MDTRAVLRSLFDVAVAAADPARSLPHFLPERPRGRTVVVGAGKASAVMAQAFEAAWPYALTGVVVTRYGYAVPCERIAVLEAAHPVPDEGGVAGSIALFDAVRGLGPDDLVVALVSGGGSALLPSPPPGLTLVDEQLLNRLLLESGLPIGEMNLIRKHLSTIKGGRLARAAFPARVVTLVLSDIPGDIAAEVASGPTIPSAATRHDALALVERARLPLPDKFLQRLHDPSSDAPRPSDPDFARHEVHVIGSAALSLEAAAAEAQRAYGLPSAILSDALEGEARDAGRFHAAIAHEVAARGRPFASPILLLSGGETSVTVTGEAGQGGRNTEFALAAAIGVEGGPGAITGLAADTDGIDGMSGGAGAFFDTTSVARLRLAGFDPKTVLARHQSGSAFAAIGDLLVSGPTRTNVNDFRAIIIRPG; via the coding sequence ATGGATACTCGCGCTGTTCTCCGGTCGCTTTTCGACGTGGCCGTCGCTGCCGCCGACCCTGCGAGATCGCTGCCGCATTTCCTGCCGGAGAGGCCGCGCGGACGGACGGTGGTGGTCGGCGCCGGCAAGGCGTCCGCGGTGATGGCTCAGGCATTCGAGGCGGCGTGGCCTTATGCGCTCACCGGTGTCGTGGTGACGCGATACGGCTATGCGGTGCCGTGCGAGCGGATCGCCGTTCTCGAGGCGGCGCACCCGGTTCCGGACGAAGGAGGGGTGGCGGGCAGCATTGCCCTGTTCGACGCGGTACGTGGGCTTGGGCCGGACGACTTGGTCGTGGCACTGGTGTCGGGCGGCGGATCGGCCCTGCTGCCGTCGCCACCTCCCGGACTGACGCTGGTTGACGAACAGCTTCTGAACCGGCTGCTTCTCGAGAGCGGTCTGCCAATCGGCGAGATGAACCTCATCCGCAAGCATCTCTCGACGATCAAGGGCGGACGTCTTGCCCGAGCGGCCTTCCCGGCCCGCGTGGTCACGTTGGTGCTGTCCGACATCCCGGGGGACATCGCCGCTGAAGTCGCATCCGGGCCAACCATCCCCAGCGCCGCCACGCGCCACGATGCGCTGGCTCTGGTCGAGCGGGCGCGGCTGCCGCTTCCGGACAAATTTCTTCAGCGGCTGCACGATCCGTCGTCGGATGCACCCCGCCCGTCCGATCCCGACTTCGCGCGCCACGAGGTGCACGTGATCGGATCGGCCGCGCTCTCGCTCGAAGCAGCGGCGGCAGAAGCTCAACGTGCCTACGGGTTGCCGAGCGCGATCCTGTCCGACGCGCTGGAGGGGGAGGCGCGCGACGCTGGACGCTTCCATGCGGCGATCGCCCACGAGGTCGCCGCGCGAGGTCGTCCGTTCGCATCCCCCATACTCCTGCTCTCGGGCGGCGAGACATCCGTCACGGTGACCGGCGAAGCGGGCCAGGGCGGACGCAATACCGAGTTCGCACTCGCCGCCGCGATCGGTGTCGAGGGCGGACCCGGGGCCATCACCGGCCTGGCAGCCGACACCGACGGGATCGATGGCATGAGCGGCGGTGCGGGTGCCTTCTTCGACACGACGAGCGTGGCCCGGCTGCGGCTCGCCGGCTTCGATCCCAAAACGGTGCTTGCCAGGCATCAGTCGGGAAGCGCCTTCGCGGCGATCGGCGATCTCCTCGTCTCCGGGCCCACGCGCACCAACGTGAACGACTTCCGGGCCATCATCATCCGTCCTGGCTAA
- a CDS encoding nickel-dependent lactate racemase family protein has protein sequence MTVSHIDLLFGKGHLAVALPTGARATVIRKGVLPKLSNPYDAIMAAFAAPIGAAPLSELARGKASACILICDITRPVPNGLFLRPMIETLVAAGIPFSGIIVLVATGLHRPNEGDELAELIGDPWVLARVRVENHFARDDAMHVDLGVTSTRGTPIGIDRRFVEAELRIATGLVEPHFMAGWSGGRKVVAPGVAHHHTIRTFHSARFMEDPLAVQCNLVGNPLHEEQLEIVRRLGACYALNTIIDEDRHLVHVTFGEIIESHLAAVNFVAASTRIDSPRRFRTIVTSSAGYPLDKTYYQTVKGMVTPLDILEPGGTLIMASACSEGFGSVEFREAQERLMELGRDRFIATLTAKSLAEIDEWQTEMQIKAMRLGRVELYTTGLTADEQRITGVVITNNIEAALRDAIARHDDPEIAFIPEGPYVVPVFAGA, from the coding sequence ATGACAGTGTCGCACATCGACCTGCTGTTCGGAAAAGGCCATCTGGCCGTAGCCCTCCCGACAGGCGCACGCGCGACCGTGATCCGCAAAGGCGTATTGCCCAAGCTGTCGAACCCATACGACGCAATCATGGCTGCATTCGCGGCGCCAATCGGGGCGGCACCGTTGTCCGAATTGGCGCGCGGCAAGGCGAGCGCTTGCATCCTGATCTGCGACATCACCCGCCCGGTGCCGAACGGGCTGTTCCTGCGCCCGATGATCGAGACGTTGGTCGCGGCCGGGATCCCGTTCTCGGGGATCATCGTCCTCGTCGCGACGGGGCTGCATCGTCCGAACGAGGGCGACGAGCTGGCCGAGTTGATCGGCGATCCCTGGGTGCTCGCACGGGTGCGGGTCGAGAACCATTTCGCTCGCGACGATGCGATGCATGTCGACCTCGGGGTGACGTCGACCCGCGGGACACCGATCGGGATCGACCGTCGCTTCGTGGAGGCGGAGTTGCGGATCGCTACCGGCCTCGTCGAACCGCATTTCATGGCCGGCTGGTCGGGTGGCCGGAAGGTGGTCGCGCCCGGCGTCGCGCATCACCATACCATTCGAACGTTCCATTCGGCGCGCTTCATGGAGGATCCGCTTGCAGTCCAGTGCAACCTGGTCGGCAATCCCCTGCACGAGGAGCAGCTCGAGATCGTTCGCCGGCTTGGCGCCTGCTATGCGTTGAACACGATCATCGACGAGGATCGCCACCTCGTTCACGTCACCTTCGGCGAGATCATCGAGAGCCATCTGGCGGCAGTGAATTTCGTCGCCGCATCCACCAGGATCGACTCGCCCCGGCGTTTCAGGACGATCGTGACGTCCTCGGCCGGATATCCGCTCGACAAGACCTATTACCAGACCGTGAAAGGCATGGTGACGCCACTCGACATCTTGGAGCCCGGAGGCACCCTCATCATGGCGTCCGCTTGTTCCGAAGGCTTTGGTTCGGTCGAATTTCGCGAGGCGCAGGAGCGATTGATGGAGTTGGGACGCGATCGCTTCATCGCGACGCTGACTGCGAAGTCGTTGGCAGAGATAGACGAGTGGCAGACCGAAATGCAGATCAAGGCCATGCGCCTCGGCCGCGTCGAGCTCTACACGACAGGGCTGACCGCGGATGAGCAGCGGATCACCGGGGTGGTCATTACGAACAACATTGAGGCGGCCCTGCGCGATGCGATCGCGCGCCACGACGATCCGGAGATCGCATTTATTCCGGAAGGGCCCTATGTCGTTCCAGTGTTCGCCGGTGCCTGA
- a CDS encoding GlcG/HbpS family heme-binding protein, protein MKLDRSDAHHLIEEAVIQANILGRPMCVAVTDERGALLAFSRMDGAPVRSIKLSEAKAYSAARLGVTTTAFHARLVREGVQASYFADSTLTGLPGGAVICSQSGAIIGGIGISGLAPVEDQQIADEVAAALARNMGDKT, encoded by the coding sequence ATGAAGCTCGATCGATCGGACGCTCACCACCTTATAGAGGAAGCAGTGATCCAGGCGAACATATTGGGCCGCCCCATGTGTGTCGCGGTGACCGACGAGCGCGGCGCGCTCCTGGCCTTCTCACGCATGGATGGGGCGCCGGTCAGGAGTATCAAACTATCGGAGGCCAAGGCATACAGCGCCGCGAGACTCGGCGTCACCACAACCGCGTTCCATGCGCGCCTGGTGCGGGAAGGCGTGCAGGCCAGCTATTTCGCGGATTCGACGCTGACGGGGTTGCCCGGCGGGGCTGTTATTTGCAGCCAAAGCGGCGCGATAATCGGAGGCATTGGTATCAGCGGTCTCGCTCCCGTCGAGGATCAGCAAATTGCCGACGAGGTCGCGGCCGCTCTTGCAAGAAACATGGGTGATAAGACCTGA
- a CDS encoding aldo/keto reductase: MEYRQLGRSGLKVSALTLGTMTFGGKARFSHVGNTDQAGATRMVDIALDAGVNLLDTSDIYSSGTSEEIVGETIRGRRDQVLLATKARFPMGTGPNDGGLSRHYLMRACEASLKRLKVDHIDLYQLHEWDGLTPVEETMAALESLVSSGKVRYVGVSNFTGWQLMKALGAADRAGSARFVSQQIHYTLEAREAEYELVPIALDQGLGILVWSPLAGGLLSGKYRRGQAGPEDGRNFAGWPEPPIRDETRLYDIIEVLVAIADEHSVSAAEVALAWLLHRPAVSSVVIGANTEAQLLTNLKSVDLRLNESDMERLNAVSKLPLLYPYWHQAMTASDRLGKLDLVLLEQYLPKTNAF, encoded by the coding sequence ATGGAATATCGCCAACTTGGCCGGTCCGGCTTGAAGGTTTCCGCCCTTACCCTTGGCACCATGACATTCGGCGGAAAGGCGCGGTTCTCCCATGTCGGGAATACCGACCAGGCCGGGGCCACACGCATGGTCGATATCGCGCTGGACGCCGGCGTCAACCTGCTCGACACCTCCGATATCTATTCGTCCGGAACCTCGGAAGAGATCGTCGGCGAAACGATCAGAGGCAGGCGTGACCAGGTGTTGCTGGCGACCAAGGCCCGCTTCCCGATGGGAACCGGCCCGAACGATGGCGGGCTTTCGCGCCACTATCTGATGCGTGCCTGCGAGGCGAGCCTGAAGCGTCTCAAGGTCGATCACATCGATCTGTACCAGCTTCACGAGTGGGATGGCCTCACCCCGGTCGAGGAGACCATGGCGGCGCTGGAATCGCTCGTCTCGTCCGGAAAGGTCCGTTATGTCGGGGTGTCGAACTTCACCGGCTGGCAACTCATGAAGGCGCTGGGCGCTGCGGATCGGGCTGGCAGCGCGCGCTTTGTCAGCCAGCAGATCCACTACACCCTCGAAGCGCGCGAGGCAGAATACGAACTGGTTCCGATCGCGCTGGACCAGGGTTTGGGCATCCTCGTTTGGAGCCCGCTTGCCGGTGGCCTTCTGTCGGGTAAATATCGCCGTGGTCAGGCCGGTCCGGAAGACGGGCGCAACTTCGCCGGCTGGCCGGAACCGCCGATCCGTGACGAGACCAGGCTCTACGATATCATCGAGGTGCTGGTCGCGATTGCCGACGAGCACAGCGTTTCTGCTGCCGAGGTCGCTTTGGCTTGGCTGCTGCATCGGCCGGCAGTGTCGTCGGTGGTGATCGGCGCGAATACCGAGGCACAGCTTCTGACCAACCTCAAGTCGGTGGATCTGCGGCTGAACGAGAGCGACATGGAGCGGCTGAACGCCGTGAGCAAGTTGCCGTTGCTCTACCCGTACTGGCATCAGGCCATGACCGCAAGCGACCGACTCGGGAAACTCGATCTGGTTTTGCTGGAGCAATATCTGCCAAAGACCAACGCGTTCTAG
- a CDS encoding ABC transporter permease, giving the protein MMMNKISTVTDLDRKVIPAERWNIPRIELLRRGFPLIFLVVLVAVFTAMSRRFLSLDNLSTVLEQGTVLLVAALGMTFIIMAGSIDISVGAIVAVSALVAAVTSNTLGAWAIIPAIAVGAMCGCLNGLLLAVGKVPSFIATMGTMVVYRGLVLYFTRGAPVSIENDGFLDAYSGISYGIPHEVVIGLALAAVAWCIINYTVFGREVRAIGGGERVSILTGIPVRRVKILMYVLLGALCGMAGLLQGARTMAATSQLGLGLELDVIAAVVVGGTPLTGGLGSIMNTMLGVLIITLLSSGMNMGGVDPYFQNIIKGFVLVTAVFITIDRKKIGIIK; this is encoded by the coding sequence ATGATGATGAACAAGATCAGCACCGTAACCGACCTGGACAGGAAGGTCATCCCAGCCGAGCGATGGAATATTCCGCGGATCGAGCTGTTGCGACGGGGGTTCCCCCTCATCTTTCTCGTCGTATTGGTTGCGGTCTTCACGGCCATGTCGCGCCGCTTCCTGTCGCTCGACAATCTCTCCACCGTGCTCGAACAGGGAACCGTGCTTCTCGTTGCTGCACTGGGCATGACCTTTATCATCATGGCGGGGTCAATCGACATCTCGGTGGGCGCGATCGTCGCCGTGTCAGCGCTGGTGGCAGCCGTGACGTCGAACACGCTCGGTGCCTGGGCAATCATCCCGGCGATTGCGGTCGGAGCGATGTGCGGCTGTCTCAACGGCTTGCTGCTGGCGGTCGGGAAGGTTCCGTCTTTCATCGCGACGATGGGAACCATGGTCGTCTATCGCGGTCTGGTCCTGTACTTCACGCGTGGCGCGCCGGTTTCGATCGAGAATGACGGTTTCCTCGATGCCTACTCCGGGATCAGTTACGGTATTCCCCATGAGGTCGTGATCGGTCTGGCTCTTGCGGCGGTCGCCTGGTGCATCATAAACTATACTGTCTTCGGTCGCGAGGTACGGGCGATCGGTGGTGGCGAGCGTGTCTCGATCCTTACCGGCATCCCAGTCAGGCGCGTCAAGATCTTGATGTATGTGCTACTCGGAGCACTGTGTGGCATGGCTGGGCTGCTGCAGGGCGCGCGCACGATGGCCGCGACATCGCAGCTCGGTCTCGGTCTCGAACTGGATGTTATCGCGGCTGTGGTGGTCGGCGGCACGCCTTTGACGGGTGGCCTCGGCAGCATCATGAATACCATGCTCGGAGTATTGATCATCACGCTCCTTTCGAGCGGCATGAACATGGGGGGAGTCGACCCCTATTTTCAGAACATCATCAAAGGTTTCGTTCTGGTCACTGCGGTCTTCATAACCATTGATCGCAAGAAGATCGGGATTATCAAGTAG
- a CDS encoding sugar ABC transporter ATP-binding protein has protein sequence MTLVAVNLNKRFGPTLAASDVSITLRTGTVHAIVGENGAGKSTTLRMLGGAMRPDSGAMTLDDAPFAPQSIVDATARGVALVHQEITINRSLTIAENIFIGSLRRYARPLGIVKRKQMATVAQAALDRLGVKISVSTNIDRLNLGELKCVEIARAISSDPNTLLLDESTAYLDHREVDAVLNVMQELKSQGMTIGFVSHHLSEVLAAADDLTILKDGRFVGSFLAASIEANEIHRLMVGRDLSHGTYPPRGPPGLAAPAILRARGVAVGRELNDLSIEVRRGEIVGLAGLKGAGAEALFAGIVGDEKLVHGDLNLAGMDYHPTTPRAAWQQGIAYLPGDRGNEGLIAGFSVLDNLVMARPPSHGPFFDRSRAREISDDLILQIGIRTACADAPCRSLSGGNMQKVVLGKCLAVGPSLLLLNNPTRGVDMGARVEIYGLMRQKAAEGLAILLSSEDMPELIGMSDRLVVLRQGVVAREYPSLDGVEEHDIVKYMT, from the coding sequence ATGACGCTCGTTGCAGTCAATCTGAACAAGCGGTTCGGCCCTACCCTCGCGGCGAGCGATGTCTCTATCACGCTCCGTACAGGTACGGTTCATGCCATCGTCGGCGAGAATGGAGCAGGCAAGTCCACGACGCTCCGCATGCTTGGCGGTGCGATGCGTCCCGACAGTGGCGCGATGACGCTGGACGATGCGCCCTTCGCTCCGCAATCCATCGTCGATGCCACGGCGCGCGGTGTGGCGCTGGTTCATCAGGAAATCACGATCAACCGGTCGCTGACGATCGCCGAAAACATCTTTATTGGAAGCCTGCGCCGATATGCGCGGCCGCTCGGGATCGTGAAGCGGAAACAGATGGCGACGGTGGCACAGGCTGCCCTCGACCGGCTTGGCGTCAAAATCTCGGTCTCGACCAATATCGATCGGCTCAACCTTGGCGAGCTGAAATGCGTGGAGATTGCGCGCGCCATCTCATCGGACCCCAACACGCTTCTACTCGATGAATCGACGGCCTACCTCGATCATCGCGAAGTGGATGCGGTACTGAACGTCATGCAGGAGCTGAAATCGCAGGGCATGACGATTGGCTTCGTGTCGCATCATTTGAGCGAGGTGCTTGCGGCGGCTGACGATCTCACCATTCTCAAAGATGGGCGGTTCGTTGGTTCCTTCCTGGCCGCGAGCATCGAGGCAAATGAAATTCATCGCCTGATGGTGGGGCGGGATCTGTCGCACGGCACGTATCCGCCGCGCGGGCCGCCTGGTCTCGCCGCACCCGCTATCCTGCGCGCGCGCGGGGTCGCGGTAGGCCGGGAGTTGAACGACCTCAGCATCGAGGTGCGGCGTGGCGAGATCGTCGGACTTGCGGGTCTGAAAGGCGCCGGCGCGGAGGCGCTGTTCGCCGGCATCGTCGGCGACGAGAAATTAGTTCACGGCGACCTGAATCTGGCGGGGATGGACTATCACCCCACGACGCCGCGCGCGGCCTGGCAGCAGGGGATCGCATACCTTCCGGGCGATCGCGGCAACGAGGGGCTTATTGCGGGGTTCAGCGTGCTGGATAATCTCGTCATGGCGCGGCCGCCGTCGCACGGACCGTTCTTCGACAGGTCGCGTGCCCGCGAGATCTCCGACGATCTCATCTTGCAGATCGGCATCCGGACGGCCTGCGCCGACGCACCGTGTCGTTCGCTCTCGGGCGGGAATATGCAGAAGGTGGTGCTGGGCAAGTGCCTCGCCGTCGGTCCGTCGCTCCTTTTGCTGAACAATCCCACGCGTGGAGTGGACATGGGTGCCCGCGTCGAAATCTACGGGCTCATGCGCCAGAAGGCGGCCGAAGGCCTCGCCATTCTTCTCTCGTCCGAGGATATGCCGGAACTCATCGGCATGTCGGACCGTCTCGTCGTTCTTCGGCAAGGTGTAGTAGCCCGTGAATACCCCTCGCTGGACGGCGTCGAAGAGCATGACATCGTGAAGTACATGACCTGA
- a CDS encoding ABC transporter substrate-binding protein, protein MAVAMCGLSTAAVAADEPTIGVVVPTLDSQFWNRDITFLQTGASQLGVHLVVLNADNKPDQMTQAAQDLVARKVDGIISVGYWSTAPATIRFAKRANIPVIITDTYTTFAPQSGEHTNYIAFVGPSDFDSGYHMGKALLAAVKPDPQGKKVIGVVNGTAGTSVAIDRRKGFQKAVDEDGNVTIVGEVDGNFVRDQSQTAFESLYQGHPDIAGVWCGNDPTAMGVLAALKSKGKVPGKDVIVVGMDLNPENVEEVKNGEQIFDIGGHWVQGGIALEIMYNYLHGFKIPADQANIKLKLLPMTKADVPRYVRDFPGGQPNYDFKVHSKVYNKDAPLSPAFEVHYSQ, encoded by the coding sequence ATGGCGGTCGCGATGTGCGGCCTATCCACGGCGGCTGTGGCAGCCGACGAGCCGACAATCGGCGTCGTTGTGCCGACACTGGACTCACAATTCTGGAACAGAGACATCACGTTCCTGCAGACGGGTGCGAGCCAGCTCGGCGTCCACCTCGTCGTCCTGAATGCTGACAACAAGCCGGATCAGATGACCCAGGCCGCACAGGATCTCGTGGCTCGTAAAGTCGATGGAATCATCTCGGTCGGTTACTGGTCGACTGCGCCCGCCACTATCAGGTTCGCCAAGCGTGCGAACATCCCCGTTATCATCACGGACACTTATACTACATTCGCACCGCAGTCCGGAGAGCACACCAACTATATCGCATTCGTCGGACCGAGCGACTTCGACTCCGGCTACCACATGGGCAAGGCACTGCTTGCCGCGGTCAAGCCTGACCCGCAAGGGAAGAAAGTGATCGGTGTGGTCAACGGAACGGCCGGTACATCGGTCGCGATTGACCGCCGCAAAGGTTTCCAGAAAGCGGTCGATGAAGATGGCAACGTCACGATCGTTGGCGAGGTGGACGGAAATTTCGTGCGCGACCAGTCACAGACGGCCTTTGAATCCCTCTATCAGGGTCATCCCGATATAGCTGGAGTATGGTGCGGAAACGACCCGACCGCGATGGGCGTACTTGCGGCGCTGAAGAGCAAGGGCAAGGTACCTGGCAAGGACGTGATCGTCGTCGGAATGGATCTCAATCCCGAAAATGTCGAGGAGGTCAAAAACGGCGAACAGATCTTCGACATTGGCGGTCACTGGGTACAGGGCGGTATCGCGCTGGAGATAATGTACAACTATCTTCACGGCTTCAAGATTCCGGCTGACCAGGCGAATATCAAGCTCAAGCTGCTGCCGATGACGAAGGCCGATGTTCCCCGCTACGTGAGGGACTTCCCTGGCGGACAGCCGAACTACGACTTCAAGGTTCACTCGAAGGTCTACAACAAGGACGCGCCCCTGTCCCCGGCCTTCGAGGTACACTACTCCCAGTAA
- a CDS encoding 2-hydroxyacid dehydrogenase, with protein MRHKIYVTRAIPDLTIKALEAEHDVTVNPEDRALSPEELRRNVSGCAAIVSLLTDRIDGPLLDAAGPACRIVANYAVGTNNFDVPAATDRGVALTNTPGVLDDATATHTIALMLAMARRIPEAERFLREGRWDGWKPMFFIGVDVDRKVLGIAGAGRIGRNVARKARGFDMEIIYSDVAPNREIEEESGARFVSKDELLTRSDFLTLHVPLSPETHHYVSTHEFGRMKPTAILINASRGPVVDEKALVEALREHRIWGAALDVFEDEPKLAPGLIDLPNLVIVPHIASATEETRLQMGEIVSRNVLAVLSGRPPDICINADALTRRDASQTVM; from the coding sequence ATGAGACATAAAATCTACGTTACGCGGGCGATCCCCGATCTGACGATCAAGGCCCTCGAGGCGGAGCACGACGTTACCGTGAACCCCGAGGATCGCGCACTCTCGCCCGAGGAGCTTCGTCGCAACGTCTCCGGTTGTGCCGCCATCGTGTCGCTACTGACCGACCGCATCGACGGTCCCCTTCTTGACGCTGCGGGGCCGGCTTGCCGGATCGTCGCGAACTATGCGGTCGGCACGAACAATTTCGACGTGCCTGCGGCCACCGACCGCGGTGTCGCACTGACCAATACGCCCGGCGTGCTCGACGACGCGACGGCGACGCACACGATCGCTCTTATGCTCGCGATGGCGCGCCGCATTCCCGAAGCCGAGCGCTTCCTGCGCGAGGGACGGTGGGACGGGTGGAAGCCGATGTTCTTCATAGGCGTCGATGTCGATCGGAAGGTCCTCGGTATCGCTGGGGCGGGCCGGATCGGACGCAACGTGGCCCGAAAGGCGCGTGGCTTCGATATGGAGATCATCTACAGCGACGTGGCACCAAATCGCGAGATTGAAGAGGAGTCCGGCGCGCGTTTCGTCAGCAAGGACGAGCTCCTCACGCGATCGGACTTTCTGACACTACACGTGCCGCTTTCGCCAGAAACGCACCACTACGTCAGTACGCATGAATTCGGGCGGATGAAGCCGACGGCGATCTTGATCAACGCGAGCCGTGGCCCGGTTGTCGACGAGAAGGCGCTTGTCGAGGCCTTGCGCGAGCATCGCATCTGGGGTGCGGCACTCGACGTCTTTGAGGACGAACCCAAGCTCGCACCAGGCCTGATAGACCTGCCAAATCTCGTGATCGTCCCGCATATTGCCTCCGCGACGGAGGAGACCAGGCTGCAGATGGGCGAGATCGTCTCGCGCAACGTACTGGCTGTGCTGTCTGGCAGGCCACCTGATATCTGCATCAATGCAGACGCACTGACCCGTCGCGACGCGTCGCAAACAGTCATGTAA